In Methanothrix sp., a genomic segment contains:
- a CDS encoding serine protein kinase RIO, protein MSRRSKDEDFDARIDALRTRIKDSDDLNVEDAVFDKRTLMDLYSLASKGVIDALGGSVSTGKEANIFAALSEERVLALKIYRISTSNFNVMRDYLHGDPRFSSVKGTKRAIVAAWTRKEYRNLLRAEQAGVRVPHPFAMRENILVMEMIGQEDAAAPPLKDMELGAAEAERIYQKIIEYISILYNQAGLVHADLSEFNILYDRGEPVIIDMGQSVTLDHPQSKRFLERDISNIANYFQKKYSIGSSEEIWDRIQKARELKNRDYKTDYKRQH, encoded by the coding sequence ATGAGCAGGCGTAGCAAGGATGAGGATTTTGATGCCCGCATTGATGCCCTTCGCACCAGGATCAAGGACTCTGACGATCTGAATGTCGAGGATGCTGTCTTTGACAAGCGGACCCTGATGGACCTGTACAGCCTGGCCAGCAAGGGGGTCATAGATGCCCTGGGAGGCTCAGTCAGCACTGGAAAAGAGGCGAACATATTCGCAGCACTCTCGGAGGAGAGGGTCCTTGCCCTCAAGATCTACCGCATTTCTACCAGCAACTTCAATGTGATGCGGGATTACCTGCATGGCGATCCCAGATTTAGCAGCGTCAAGGGCACAAAAAGAGCCATTGTCGCCGCCTGGACCCGTAAGGAGTACCGCAATCTCCTGCGGGCGGAGCAGGCCGGCGTGAGGGTGCCCCACCCATTTGCCATGAGAGAGAATATTCTGGTGATGGAGATGATAGGCCAGGAAGATGCTGCCGCACCACCCCTGAAGGATATGGAACTGGGGGCTGCAGAGGCCGAGCGCATATACCAGAAGATCATTGAATACATATCCATTCTTTATAATCAGGCCGGCCTGGTCCATGCCGACCTGAGCGAGTTCAATATCCTCTATGACCGGGGCGAGCCGGTGATAATCGATATGGGGCAGTCAGTCACCCTGGACCATCCCCAGTCTAAAAGGTTCTTGGAGCGCGACATCTCCAATATCGCCAATTACTTCCAGAAAAAATATTCGATCGGCTCATCCGAGGAGATCTGGGACAGGATTCAGAAGGCTAGAGAACTTAAAAATCGAGACTATAAAACAGATTATAAAAGGCAGCACTAA
- the eif1A gene encoding translation initiation factor eIF-1A, with translation MYNSDHGGEEGAVITRVRLPRKQDREIFGHVESLLGSNRIKVRGIDGVTRMARIPGKMKKRIWIREGDVVIIIPWEFQNEKADVVWRYTGPQVDWLQRKGFLKGSS, from the coding sequence CTGTATAATAGTGATCATGGGGGGGAGGAAGGAGCGGTAATAACCAGGGTCCGCCTCCCCCGTAAACAGGATAGAGAGATATTCGGTCATGTAGAAAGCCTTCTTGGCTCCAATCGAATAAAGGTCAGAGGCATAGACGGAGTAACAAGGATGGCCCGCATACCGGGAAAGATGAAGAAGAGGATCTGGATCCGAGAGGGCGACGTGGTCATAATCATCCCCTGGGAGTTTCAGAATGAGAAGGCGGATGTTGTCTGGAGATACACCGGCCCCCAGGTGGACTGGCTGCAACGCAAAGGTTTTCTGAAGGGCTCTTCATAG
- the surE gene encoding 5'/3'-nucleotidase SurE, which yields MHRILVSNDDGVYASGLEAAAKSVRGLGEVTVAAPSGQKSGVGRSISVFEPLRYAEVNLNGFKAYAVTGTPVDSVIIGIFAILKEMPDLVISGINVGENISTDTVTTSGTIGAALEAASYGVPAIAASIQAVDQGDKFDMHHGAKHSFDVAALFLRRVATRVLEHGLPVGVDLLNLNVPVGASEETEIKVTRLAKKIFKTTVQERFDPRGRPYYWIDGELICCDEEGTDVQTIYQDKLVSLTPLSLDSTARIDLKEIEKLF from the coding sequence ATGCATCGCATACTGGTTAGCAACGATGATGGCGTTTATGCCTCCGGCCTCGAGGCGGCGGCAAAGAGCGTTCGGGGCCTGGGGGAGGTGACAGTAGCTGCGCCCTCCGGGCAGAAGAGCGGCGTGGGCAGATCTATATCCGTCTTTGAGCCCCTGCGCTATGCCGAGGTGAACCTGAACGGCTTTAAAGCCTATGCAGTCACTGGAACACCGGTGGATTCAGTCATCATAGGCATCTTCGCCATCCTTAAGGAGATGCCTGATCTGGTCATCTCAGGAATAAATGTGGGAGAGAACATCAGCACCGATACTGTTACCACGAGCGGGACCATAGGAGCGGCCCTGGAGGCAGCCAGCTACGGTGTTCCTGCCATTGCGGCCTCGATCCAGGCCGTCGACCAGGGCGATAAGTTCGATATGCATCATGGGGCCAAGCACAGCTTTGATGTGGCAGCTCTGTTTCTGCGCCGGGTAGCGACCCGGGTCTTAGAGCACGGCCTTCCGGTGGGCGTGGATCTTCTGAACCTGAATGTCCCTGTCGGGGCCAGCGAGGAGACGGAAATAAAGGTGACCCGTCTGGCAAAGAAGATCTTCAAGACGACAGTGCAGGAGCGCTTCGACCCGCGCGGGCGGCCTTATTACTGGATAGATGGAGAGCTGATATGCTGCGATGAGGAGGGGACTGATGTGCAGACCATCTATCAGGACAAGCTGGTATCCTTAACCCCCCTCAGCCTGGACTCCACTGCCAGAATCGATCTGAAAGAGATAGAGAAGCTATTTTGA
- a CDS encoding DUF1638 domain-containing protein, translating to MAAALGGNEIYSRTLAEHQDVALFMTPMWAANWKAMGQEGSTRSRKRDMQSMLKRSGLTKVARIDTGLALEKGFDENVEDFARQFGLKKIQLEGGTRVAERSYQQTKRQLMKCWAMRGDQDASCRS from the coding sequence ATTGCTGCCGCCCTGGGAGGAAACGAGATCTACAGCCGGACTCTGGCCGAGCATCAGGACGTGGCCCTCTTCATGACACCGATGTGGGCTGCCAACTGGAAAGCCATGGGCCAGGAGGGGTCAACCCGCAGCAGAAAAAGAGATATGCAGTCGATGCTGAAGAGAAGCGGCCTGACCAAGGTGGCCAGGATTGATACCGGCCTTGCTCTTGAGAAGGGCTTTGATGAGAATGTCGAAGACTTTGCCAGGCAGTTTGGTTTGAAGAAGATCCAGCTTGAGGGAGGAACGAGGGTAGCAGAGAGGAGCTACCAGCAGACTAAGAGGCAATTGATGAAGTGCTGGGCGATGCGCGGAGATCAAGATGCTTCATGCCGGAGCTAA
- a CDS encoding pre-rRNA-processing protein PNO1 → MDIKIPEERIGVLVGPSGSTKHFIEEKTQTSLEIDSETGTISVTSEEDPLQVLRVVDLVKAIGRGFSPERALVILDDEMLMLDVLDISKVASTRSDMERLKGRIIGRDGRSRVVMEQLSGTKVSVYGKTVAILGYPAQIRVARTAIEMLLDGAPHGNVYSFLERKHKELAKEELKEQGIL, encoded by the coding sequence ATGGATATTAAGATCCCAGAAGAAAGGATAGGAGTTCTGGTGGGCCCCAGCGGCTCCACCAAGCACTTCATAGAAGAGAAGACACAGACCTCTCTGGAGATAGATAGCGAGACGGGCACAATCTCAGTCACATCCGAAGAAGATCCATTGCAGGTATTGAGGGTCGTGGACCTGGTAAAGGCCATTGGCAGGGGATTCTCACCGGAGAGGGCACTGGTGATCCTGGACGACGAGATGCTGATGCTCGATGTGCTCGATATATCCAAGGTGGCCAGCACCAGGAGCGATATGGAACGGTTGAAGGGGCGGATCATCGGCAGGGATGGAAGGTCGCGGGTGGTGATGGAGCAGCTCTCAGGCACCAAGGTCTCAGTCTACGGCAAGACAGTGGCCATCCTGGGCTATCCCGCTCAGATCAGGGTGGCCCGGACGGCGATAGAGATGCTCTTGGATGGTGCTCCGCATGGCAATGTCTACAGCTTCCTGGAGAGGAAGCATAAGGAGCTGGCTAAAGAGGAACTGAAAGAGCAGGGCATACTCTAG
- the uppS gene encoding polyprenyl diphosphate synthase, producing the protein MSSMIRNPVYMLYERMLKAQVLAGAPVEHVAIIQDGNRRYARRKGLSQFLGHSLGAETSERVSEWCLELGVRHLTLYAFSTENFSRDESEKGYLFDLIKEKFNDLRRSKKTHNNRVRVRAIGRLEMLPDDLREEIRLTEEATRDYSRMYLNVALAYGGQRELVDAACSLARLVVEGKVRARDIDESLIAQHLYPQDGTPVPKVDLIIRTAGDFRTSNFLPWQANGNECAAYFCAPFWPEFRKIDFLRAIRTAQTRVSCQ; encoded by the coding sequence ATGAGTTCGATGATCAGAAATCCTGTTTATATGCTATATGAAAGGATGCTCAAGGCTCAGGTTTTGGCCGGGGCGCCGGTGGAGCATGTGGCGATAATCCAGGATGGGAACCGCAGGTATGCCAGGAGAAAGGGGCTATCGCAATTTCTCGGTCATAGCCTTGGCGCTGAGACCTCGGAGAGGGTGTCGGAATGGTGCCTGGAATTGGGCGTGCGCCATCTTACTCTTTATGCTTTTTCTACAGAGAACTTCAGCCGGGATGAATCGGAGAAAGGCTATCTGTTTGATCTGATAAAAGAGAAGTTCAATGATCTCAGAAGATCGAAGAAGACTCATAACAACAGAGTTCGAGTGCGGGCCATAGGTCGTCTGGAGATGCTGCCCGATGACCTGCGGGAGGAGATCCGGCTGACTGAAGAGGCCACCAGGGATTACAGCAGGATGTATCTGAATGTGGCCCTGGCCTATGGCGGCCAGAGGGAGCTGGTGGATGCTGCATGCTCCCTGGCCCGCCTGGTGGTGGAGGGAAAGGTCAGAGCCAGGGATATTGATGAATCTCTCATCGCTCAGCATCTTTATCCCCAGGATGGCACTCCCGTTCCCAAGGTGGATCTGATCATCAGGACGGCGGGGGATTTTCGCACCTCAAACTTCCTTCCCTGGCAGGCCAATGGCAATGAATGCGCTGCCTATTTTTGTGCTCCCTTCTGGCCGGAGTTTCGCAAGATCGACTTTCTGCGCGCCATCAGGACGGCACAGACCAGGGTCTCATGCCAATAG